A part of Eschrichtius robustus isolate mEscRob2 chromosome 20, mEscRob2.pri, whole genome shotgun sequence genomic DNA contains:
- the SUPT6H gene encoding transcription elongation factor SPT6 isoform X1 codes for MSDFVESEAEESEEEYNDEGEVVPRVTKKFVEEEDDDEEEEEENLDDQDEQGNLKGFINDDDDEDEGEEDEGSDSGDSEDDVGHKKRKRTSFDDRLEDDDFDLIEENLGVKVKRGQKYRRVKKMSDDEDDDEEEYGKEEHEKEAIAEEIFQDGEGEEGQEAVEAPMAPPEEEEEDDEESDIDDFIVDDDGQPLKKPKWRKKLPGYTDAALQEAQEIFGVDFDYDEFEKYNEYDEELEEEYEYEDDEAEGEIRVRPKKTTKKRVSRRSIFEMYEPSELESSHLTDQDNEIRATDLPERFQLRSISVKGAEDDELEEEADWIYRNAFATPTISLQESCDYLDRGQPTSSFSRKGPSTIQKIKEALGFMRNQHFEVPFIAFYRKEYVEPELHINDLWRVWQWDEKWTQLRIRKENLTRLFEKMQAYQYEQISADPDKPLADGIRALDTTDMERLKDVQSMDELKDVYNHFLLYYGRDIPKMQNAAKASRKKLKRVREEGDEEGDGEEAEDEEQRGPELKQASRRDMYTICQSAGLDGLAKKFGLTPEQFGENLRDSYQRHETEQFPAEPLELAKDYVCSQFPTPEAVLEGARYMVALQIAREPLVRQVLRQTFQERAKLNITPTKKGRKDVDEAHYSYSFKYLKNKPVKELRDDQFLKICLAEDEGLLTIDISIDMKGVEGYGNDQTYFEEIKQFYYRDEFSHQVQEWNRQRTMAIERALQQFLYVQMAKELKNKLLAEAKEYVIKACSRKLYNWLRVAPYRPDQQVEEDDDFMDENQGKGIRVLGIAFSSARDHPVFCSLVNGEGEVTDFLRLPHFTKRRTAWREEEREKKAQDIETLKKFLLNKKPHVVTVAGENRDAQMLIEDVKRIVHELDQGQQLSSIGVELIDNELAILYMNSKKSEAEFRDYPPVLRQAVSLARRIQDPLIEFAQVCSSDEDILCLKFHPLQEHVVKEELLNALYCEFINRVNEVGVDVNRAIAHPYSQALIQYVCGLGPRKGTHLLKILKQNNTRLESRTQLVTMCHMGPKVFMNCAGFLKIDTASLGDSTDSYIEVLDGSRVHPETYEWARKMAVDALEYDESAEDANPAGALEEILENPERLKDLDLDAFAEELERQGYGDKHITLYDIRAELSCRYKDLRTAYRSPNTEEIFNMLTKETPETFYIGKLIICNVTGIAHRRPQGESYDQAIRNDETGLWQCPFCQQDNFPELSEVWNHFDSGSCPGQAIGVKTRLDNGVTGFIPTKFLSDKVVKRPEERVKVGMTVHCRIMKIDIEKFSADLTCRTSDLMDRNNEWKLPKDTYYDFDAEAADHKQEEDMKRKQQRTTYIKRVIAHPSFHNINFKQAEKMMETMDQGDVIIRPSSKGENHLTVTWKVSDGIYQHVDVREEGKENAFSLGATLWINSEEFEDLDEIVARYVQPMASFARDLLNHKYYQDCSGGDRKKLEELLIKTKKEKPTFIPYFICACKELPGKFLLGYQPRGKPRIEYVTVTPEGFRYRGQIFPTVNGLFRWFKDHYQDPVPGITPSSSSRTRTPASINATPANINLADLTRAVNALPQNMTSQVFSAIAAVTGQGQNPNATPAQWASSQYGYGGSGGGSSAYHVFPTPAQQPVATPLMTPSYSYTTPSQPITTPQYHQLQASTTPQSAQAQPQPSSSSRQRQQQPKSNSHAAIDWGKMAEQWLQEKEAERRKQKQRLTPRPSPSPMIESTPMSIAGDATPLLDEMDR; via the exons ATGTCTGATTTTGTGGAAAGCGAGGCTGAGGAGTCAGAGGAAGAGTACAATGATGAAGGCGAGGTGGTGCCCCGGGTCACCAAGAAATTTGTAGAAGAGGAGGATGACG atgaggaggaggaggaggagaacctAGATGATCAGGATGAACAAGGAAACCTGAAAGGCTTTATCAATGACGATGACGATGAAGATGAAGGGGAGGAGGATGAGGGTAGTGACTCTGGTGATTCAGAAGATGATGTTGGCCACAAGAAGAGAAAACGCA CATCTTTTGACGACCGCTTGGAGGATGATGATTTTGATCTCATTGAGGAGAATTTGGGTGTCAAAGTCAAAAGAGGA CAAAAATACCGACGTGTCAAAAAAATGTCAGATGATGAGGACGATGACGAAGAGGAATATGGCAAGGAGGAACATGAAAAAGAAGCTATTGCAGAGGAGATCTTtcaggatggggaaggggaagaagggcAGGAGGCCGTGGAGGCCCCGATGGCTCctccagaggaggaggaggaagatgatgAAGAGTCAG acATTGACGACTTCATTGTGGATGACGATGGACAACCACTGAAAAAACCTAAGTGGCGGAAAAAGCTTCCTGGATACACTGATGC GGCCCTGCAAGAAGCCCAGGAGATTTTTGGTGTGGACTTTGACTATGACGAATTTGAGAAATATAACGAGTATGATGAAGAACTGGAGGAAGAGTATGAGTATGAGGACGATGAGGCTGAGGGCGAGATCCGAGTGCGCCCCAAGAAGACCACCAAGAAACGTGTGAGCCGCAGGAGCATCTTTGAGATGTATGAGCCCAGTGAGCTAGAAAGCAGCCACCTCACAGATCAGGACAATGAAATCCGAGCTACTGACCTGCCTGAGAGGTTCCAG CTCCGTTCCATCTCCGTCAAGGGGGCTGAAGATGATGAACTGGAAGAAGAGGCTGACTGGATCTACAGGAATGCCTTTGCCACACCAACCATTTCTCTGCAG GAAAGCTGTGATTACCTAGACCGAGGGCAGCCAACCAGCAGCTTCAGTCGAAAAGGGCCCAGCACAATTCAGAAGATTAAAGAGGCCCTGGGCTTCATGCGAAATCAGCATTTTGAG GTGCCTTTCATTGCTTTCTACCGGAAGGAGTATGTGGAGCCTGAGTTGCATATCAATGACCTGTGGAGGGTGTGGCAGTGGGATGAAAAG TGGACCCAGCTGAGGATCCGTAAGGAGAACCTAACACGGCTGTTTGAGAAGATGCAGGCTTATCAGTACGAGCAAATCTCTGCTGACCCTGACAAGCCCCTTGCTGACGGCATCCGGGCTCTGGACACCACCGACATGGAGAG gctcaaggatgtacaaTCAATGGATGAACTGAAAGATGTCTACAATCATTTCCTGCTTTATTATGGTCGTGACATCCCCAAGATGCAGAATGCCGCCAAGGCCAGCCGCAAGAAGCTAAAGCGTGTAAGGGAAGAGGGAGATGAGGAAG GTGATGGGGAAGAGGCAGAAGATGAGGAGCAGAGAGGGCCAGAGCTCAAGCAGGCTTCCCGCCGAGATATGTACACCATCTGCCAGAGCGCTGGGCTAG ATGGCTTAGCCAAAAAGTTTGGACTTACTCCTGAGCAATTTGGGGAAAACCTCCGGGACAGTTACCAGAGGCACGAGACAGAGCAGTTTCCTGCAGAGCCCTTGGAGCTGGCCAAGGATTATGTTTGCAG CCAGTTCCCTACACCAGAAGCTGTGCTGGAAGGTGCCCGCTACATGGTAGCCCTGCAGATTGCCCGAGAGCCCCTTGTCCGGCAGGTGCTGAGGCAAACTTTCCAGGAGAGAGCCAAGCTCAATATAACCCCCACCAAGAAAGGTAGAAAG GATGTGGATGAAGCCCACTACTCTTACTCCTTCAAGTACTTAAAGAACAAGCCTGTTAAGGAACTGAGAGATGACCAGTTCCTCAAGATATGCCTGGCTGAAGATGAAGGGCTGCTCACCATTGACATCAGCATAGATATGAAGGGGGTGGAAGG CTATGGCAATGACCAGACGTATTTTGAAGAAATCAAACAATTTTACTACCGAGATGAGTTCAGCCACCAGGTGCAGGAGTGGAATCGGCAGCGCACCATGGCCATCGAGCGAGCTTTGCAGCAGTTCCTGTACGTGCAGATGGCCAAAGAGCTCAAGAACAAGCTGCTGGCCGAAGCCAAAGAATATGTCATAAAG GCCTGTAGTCGGAAGCTCTACAACTGGTTGAGGGTGGCACCCTACCGGCCGGATCAACAGGTAGAGGAAGATGACGACTTTATGGATGAGAACCAAGGGAAGGGCATCCGAGTCCTAGGCATTGCTTTCTCCTCTGCCAG AGATCACCCTGTGTTCTGCTCCTTGGTCAACGGTGAAGGAGAAGTGACAGACTTCCTCCGGCTGCCTCATTTTACCAAACGGCGAACGGCATGGAGAGAGGAAGAACGGGAGAAGAAG GCTCAAGACATTGAAACTCTAAAGAAATTCCTCCTGAACAAAAAGCCTCATGTGGTGACAGTTGCAGGAGAGAACAG GGATGCCCAGATGTTGATTGAGGATGTGAAGCGCATTGTGCATGAGCTGGACCAGGGTCAGCAGCTGTCCTCTATTGGGGTGGAGCTGATTGACAATGAGTTGGCCATTCTCTATATGAACAGCAAGAAATCAGAG GCAGAGTTCCGGGATTACCCTCCTGTGCTGAGACAGGCAGTCTCCCTGGCCCGGCGTATCCAGGACCCTCTGATTGAATTTGCCCAGGTTTGCAGCTCTGATGAAGACATCCTGTGCCTCAAGTTTCACCCCTTGCAG GAGCATGTGGTGAAAGAAGAACTGCTCAACGCCTTGTACTGTGAATTTATCAACCGAGTCAATGAGGTTGGAGTTGATGTCAACCGTGCCATTGCCCACCCCTACAGCCAGGCCTTAATTCAGTATGTCTGTGGCCTGGGACCTCGAAAAGGGACCCATCTCCTAAAG ATCCTGAAACAGAACAACACCAGGCTCGAGAGCCGGACCCAGCTGGTCACCATGTGCCACATGGGTCCCAAAGTCTTCATGAATTGCGCTGGCTTCCTCAAGATCGACACGGCCTCCCTGGGGGACAG CACTGACTCATATATTGAAGTCCTTGATGGTTCCCGAGTTCACCCTGAGACCTATGAGTGGGCCAGGAAGATGGCAGTGGATGCCCTGGAATATGATGAATCAGCCGAGGATGCCAACCCTGCAGGGGCCCTTGAAGAGATCTTGGAAAACCCAGAGCGACTCAAGGACCTGGACTTGGATGCCTTTGCAGAAGAACTGGAGAGGCAG GGCTATGGTGACAAacacatcactctgtatgacatccGAGCGGAGCTGAGCTGTCGGTATAAGGACCTCAGGACAGCCTATCGCTCTCCCAACACAGAGGAAATCTTCAATATGTTAACCAAAGAAACACCAGAGACCTTCTACATTG gaaAGCTCATTATCTGCAACGTCACTGGCATCGCCCACAGGCGTCCACAGGGTGAGAGCTATGACCAGGCAATCCGCAACGATGAGACAGGGCTATGGCAGTGCCCCTTCTGTCAACAGGACAATTTCCCTGAACTAAGCGAG GTCTGGAACCACTTTGACAGTGGTTCATGCCCAGGCCAGGCCATCGGTGTCAAAACAAGGCTAGACAATGGTGTCACTGGCTTCATCCCCACCAAATTCCTCAGTGACAAAGTGGTAAAGCGGCCGGAGGAACGAGTGAAG GTGGGAATGACTGTTCACTGCCGCATCATGAAGATTGACATCGAGAAGTTTAGTGCAGACCTGACCTGCCGCACCTCAGACCTCATGGACAGGAACAACGAGTGGAAACTGCCCAAGGACACCTACTATGACTTTGACGCGGAAGCAGCAGACCACAAGCAGGAGGAGGACATGAAACGGAAGCAGCAGCGGACCA CATATATCAAGCGAGTGATTGCACACCCGTCCTTCcataatataaattttaagcAAGCAGAAAAAATGATGGAGACCATGGACCAGGGTGACGTGATCATCCGACCGAGCAGCAAGGGTGAAAATCACCTGACAGTGACCTGGAAGGTCAGTGACGGCATATACCAGCACGTGGATGTGCGGGAAGAGGGCAAGGAAAATGCCTTCAGCCTGGGAGCCACCCTGTGGATCAACAGTGAG GAATTTGAAGACTTGGATGAGATTGTTGCCCGCTATGTTCAGCCTATGGCATCCTTTGCCCGGGACCTTCTGAACCACAAGTATTACCAGGACTGCAGTGGTGGGGACCGTAAG AAATTAGAGGAGCTGCTCATCAAAACTAAGAAGGAGAAGCCCACCTTCATTCCCTATTTCATCTGTGCCTGCAAGGAACTGCCCGGCAAGTTCCTACTGGGATACCAGCCCCGGGGTAAACCCAG GATAGAATATGTAACAGTGACTCCAGAAGGATTCCGGTACCGGGGCCAAATCTTCCCGACTGTGAATGGCCTTTTCAGATGGTTTAAGGATCATTATCAGGATCCCGTACCAG GCATCACCCCCAGTAGCAGCAGCAGGACCCGGACACCTGCCTCTATCAATGCTACCCCAGCCAACATCAACCTTGCAG ATCTGACACGGGCTGTGAACGCCCTGCCCCAGAACATGACCTCACAGGTGTTCAGTGCCATTGCTGCCGTGACAGGCCAAGGCCAGAACCCTAATGCCACCCCAGCGCAGTGGGCCTCCAGCCAGTATGGCTATGGCGGCAGCGGAGGGGGCAGCAGCGCTTACCAC GTGTTCCCGACGCCAGCCCAGCAGCCAGTGGCCACGCCACTAATGACCCCCAGCTACTCCTACACAACCCCGAGCCAGCCCATCACCACACCGCAGTACCACCAGCTACAGGCCAGCACCACCCCTCAGTCTgcccaggcccagccccagccctcctcCAGCTCCCGGCAACGGCAGCAGCAGCCAAA GTCCAACAGCCATGCAGCCATCGACTGGGGGAAGATGGCGGAACAGTGGCTGCAGGAGAAGGAGGCAGAACGGCGGAAACAGAAGCAGCGGCTGACACCTcggccctcccccagccctatGATCGAAAGCACCCCCATGTCTATTGCTGGCGATGCCACCCCACTCCTGGACGAGATGGATCGATAG
- the SDF2 gene encoding stromal cell-derived factor 2, translated as MAVVSLLLFGGLWSAVGSSNLAVVTCGSVVKLLNTRHNVRLHSHDVRYGSGSGQQSVTGVISVDDSNSYWRIRGKTATVCERGTPIRCGQPIRLTHVNTGRNLHSHHFTSPLSGNQEVSAFGEEGEGDYLDDWTVLCNGPYWVRDGEVRFKHSSTEVLLSVTGEQYGRPISGQKEVHGMAQPSQNNYWKAMEGIFMKPSELLKAEGHHTEL; from the exons ATGGCTGTGGTGTCGCTGCTGTTGTTCGGGGGTTTGTGGAGTGCTGTGGGATCGTCCAATCTGGCTGTCGTTACATGCGGTTCTGTGGTGAAGCTGCTCAATACGCGCCACAACGTGCGACTGCACTCACACGACGTGCGCTACGGGTCAG GTAGTGGGCAGCAGTCAGTGACAGGTGTAATCTCTGTGGATGACAGCAATAGTTACTGGAGGATACGGGGGAAGACAGCCACAGTGTGTGAGAGGGGAACCCCCATCAGATGTGGTCAGCCCATCCGGCTGACACATGTCAACACTGGCCGAAACCTCCACAGTCACCACTTCACCTCACCTCTTTCTGGAAACCAG GAAGTGAGTGCTTTTGGTGAGGAAGGTGAAGGCGATTATCTGGATGACTGGACAGTGCTCTGTAATGGGCCCTACTGGGTGAGGGATGGTGAGGTGCGGTTCAAGCATTCTTCCACTGAGGTTCTGCTGTCTGTCACAGGAGAACAATATGGTCGACCCATCAGTGGGCAAAAAGAGGTGCATGGCATGGCCCAGCCAAGCCAGAACAATTACTGGAAAGCCATGGAAGGCATCTTCATGAAGCCCAGCGAGTTGTTGAAGGCAGAAGGCCACCACACAGAGCTATGA
- the SUPT6H gene encoding transcription elongation factor SPT6 isoform X2, producing the protein MSDFVESEAEESEEEYNDEGEVVPRVTKKFVEEEDDDEEEEEENLDDQDEQGNLKGFINDDDDEDEGEEDEGSDSGDSEDDVGHKKRKRTSFDDRLEDDDFDLIEENLGVKVKRGQKYRRVKKMSDDEDDDEEEYGKEEHEKEAIAEEIFQDGEGEEGQEAVEAPMAPPEEEEEDDEESDIDDFIVDDDGQPLKKPKWRKKLPGYTDAALQEAQEIFGVDFDYDEFEKYNEYDEELEEEYEYEDDEAEGEIRVRPKKTTKKRVSRRSIFEMYEPSELESSHLTDQDNEIRATDLPERFQLRSISVKGAEDDELEEEADWIYRNAFATPTISLQESCDYLDRGQPTSSFSRKGPSTIQKIKEALGFMRNQHFEVPFIAFYRKEYVEPELHINDLWRVWQWDEKWTQLRIRKENLTRLFEKMQAYQYEQISADPDKPLADGIRALDTTDMERLKDVQSMDELKDVYNHFLLYYGRDIPKMQNAAKASRKKLKRVREEGDEEGDGEEAEDEEQRGPELKQASRRDMYTICQSAGLDGLAKKFGLTPEQFGENLRDSYQRHETEQFPAEPLELAKDYVCSQFPTPEAVLEGARYMVALQIAREPLVRQVLRQTFQERAKLNITPTKKGRKDVDEAHYSYSFKYLKNKPVKELRDDQFLKICLAEDEGLLTIDISIDMKGVEGYGNDQTYFEEIKQFYYRDEFSHQVQEWNRQRTMAIERALQQFLYVQMAKELKNKLLAEAKEYVIKACSRKLYNWLRVAPYRPDQQVEEDDDFMDENQGKGIRVLGIAFSSARDHPVFCSLVNGEGEVTDFLRLPHFTKRRTAWREEEREKKAQDIETLKKFLLNKKPHVVTVAGENRDAQMLIEDVKRIVHELDQGQQLSSIGVELIDNELAILYMNSKKSEAEFRDYPPVLRQAVSLARRIQDPLIEFAQVCSSDEDILCLKFHPLQEHVVKEELLNALYCEFINRVNEVGVDVNRAIAHPYSQALIQYVCGLGPRKGTHLLKILKQNNTRLESRTQLVTMCHMGPKVFMNCAGFLKIDTASLGDSTDSYIEVLDGSRVHPETYEWARKMAVDALEYDESAEDANPAGALEEILENPERLKDLDLDAFAEELERQGYGDKHITLYDIRAELSCRYKDLRTAYRSPNTEEIFNMLTKETPETFYIGKLIICNVTGIAHRRPQGESYDQAIRNDETGLWQCPFCQQDNFPELSEVWNHFDSGSCPGQAIGVKTRLDNGVTGFIPTKFLSDKVVKRPEERVKVGMTVHCRIMKIDIEKFSADLTCRTSDLMDRNNEWKLPKDTYYDFDAEAADHKQEEDMKRKQQRTTYIKRVIAHPSFHNINFKQAEKMMETMDQGDVIIRPSSKGENHLTVTWKVSDGIYQHVDVREEGKENAFSLGATLWINSEEFEDLDEIVARYVQPMASFARDLLNHKYYQDCSGGDRKKLEELLIKTKKEKPTFIPYFICACKELPGKFLLGYQPRGKPRIEYVTVTPEGFRYRGQIFPTVNGLFRWFKDHYQDPVPGITPSSSSRTRTPASINATPANINLAGVPDASPAASGHATNDPQLLLHNPEPAHHHTAVPPATGQHHPSVCPGPAPALLQLPATAAAAKVQQPCSHRLGEDGGTVAAGEGGRTAETEAAADTSALPQPYDRKHPHVYCWRCHPTPGRDGSIGGLLLGLWLPLRLGEAWLPIASLLAPPFLSIKWSELTFSLVVSLDG; encoded by the exons ATGTCTGATTTTGTGGAAAGCGAGGCTGAGGAGTCAGAGGAAGAGTACAATGATGAAGGCGAGGTGGTGCCCCGGGTCACCAAGAAATTTGTAGAAGAGGAGGATGACG atgaggaggaggaggaggagaacctAGATGATCAGGATGAACAAGGAAACCTGAAAGGCTTTATCAATGACGATGACGATGAAGATGAAGGGGAGGAGGATGAGGGTAGTGACTCTGGTGATTCAGAAGATGATGTTGGCCACAAGAAGAGAAAACGCA CATCTTTTGACGACCGCTTGGAGGATGATGATTTTGATCTCATTGAGGAGAATTTGGGTGTCAAAGTCAAAAGAGGA CAAAAATACCGACGTGTCAAAAAAATGTCAGATGATGAGGACGATGACGAAGAGGAATATGGCAAGGAGGAACATGAAAAAGAAGCTATTGCAGAGGAGATCTTtcaggatggggaaggggaagaagggcAGGAGGCCGTGGAGGCCCCGATGGCTCctccagaggaggaggaggaagatgatgAAGAGTCAG acATTGACGACTTCATTGTGGATGACGATGGACAACCACTGAAAAAACCTAAGTGGCGGAAAAAGCTTCCTGGATACACTGATGC GGCCCTGCAAGAAGCCCAGGAGATTTTTGGTGTGGACTTTGACTATGACGAATTTGAGAAATATAACGAGTATGATGAAGAACTGGAGGAAGAGTATGAGTATGAGGACGATGAGGCTGAGGGCGAGATCCGAGTGCGCCCCAAGAAGACCACCAAGAAACGTGTGAGCCGCAGGAGCATCTTTGAGATGTATGAGCCCAGTGAGCTAGAAAGCAGCCACCTCACAGATCAGGACAATGAAATCCGAGCTACTGACCTGCCTGAGAGGTTCCAG CTCCGTTCCATCTCCGTCAAGGGGGCTGAAGATGATGAACTGGAAGAAGAGGCTGACTGGATCTACAGGAATGCCTTTGCCACACCAACCATTTCTCTGCAG GAAAGCTGTGATTACCTAGACCGAGGGCAGCCAACCAGCAGCTTCAGTCGAAAAGGGCCCAGCACAATTCAGAAGATTAAAGAGGCCCTGGGCTTCATGCGAAATCAGCATTTTGAG GTGCCTTTCATTGCTTTCTACCGGAAGGAGTATGTGGAGCCTGAGTTGCATATCAATGACCTGTGGAGGGTGTGGCAGTGGGATGAAAAG TGGACCCAGCTGAGGATCCGTAAGGAGAACCTAACACGGCTGTTTGAGAAGATGCAGGCTTATCAGTACGAGCAAATCTCTGCTGACCCTGACAAGCCCCTTGCTGACGGCATCCGGGCTCTGGACACCACCGACATGGAGAG gctcaaggatgtacaaTCAATGGATGAACTGAAAGATGTCTACAATCATTTCCTGCTTTATTATGGTCGTGACATCCCCAAGATGCAGAATGCCGCCAAGGCCAGCCGCAAGAAGCTAAAGCGTGTAAGGGAAGAGGGAGATGAGGAAG GTGATGGGGAAGAGGCAGAAGATGAGGAGCAGAGAGGGCCAGAGCTCAAGCAGGCTTCCCGCCGAGATATGTACACCATCTGCCAGAGCGCTGGGCTAG ATGGCTTAGCCAAAAAGTTTGGACTTACTCCTGAGCAATTTGGGGAAAACCTCCGGGACAGTTACCAGAGGCACGAGACAGAGCAGTTTCCTGCAGAGCCCTTGGAGCTGGCCAAGGATTATGTTTGCAG CCAGTTCCCTACACCAGAAGCTGTGCTGGAAGGTGCCCGCTACATGGTAGCCCTGCAGATTGCCCGAGAGCCCCTTGTCCGGCAGGTGCTGAGGCAAACTTTCCAGGAGAGAGCCAAGCTCAATATAACCCCCACCAAGAAAGGTAGAAAG GATGTGGATGAAGCCCACTACTCTTACTCCTTCAAGTACTTAAAGAACAAGCCTGTTAAGGAACTGAGAGATGACCAGTTCCTCAAGATATGCCTGGCTGAAGATGAAGGGCTGCTCACCATTGACATCAGCATAGATATGAAGGGGGTGGAAGG CTATGGCAATGACCAGACGTATTTTGAAGAAATCAAACAATTTTACTACCGAGATGAGTTCAGCCACCAGGTGCAGGAGTGGAATCGGCAGCGCACCATGGCCATCGAGCGAGCTTTGCAGCAGTTCCTGTACGTGCAGATGGCCAAAGAGCTCAAGAACAAGCTGCTGGCCGAAGCCAAAGAATATGTCATAAAG GCCTGTAGTCGGAAGCTCTACAACTGGTTGAGGGTGGCACCCTACCGGCCGGATCAACAGGTAGAGGAAGATGACGACTTTATGGATGAGAACCAAGGGAAGGGCATCCGAGTCCTAGGCATTGCTTTCTCCTCTGCCAG AGATCACCCTGTGTTCTGCTCCTTGGTCAACGGTGAAGGAGAAGTGACAGACTTCCTCCGGCTGCCTCATTTTACCAAACGGCGAACGGCATGGAGAGAGGAAGAACGGGAGAAGAAG GCTCAAGACATTGAAACTCTAAAGAAATTCCTCCTGAACAAAAAGCCTCATGTGGTGACAGTTGCAGGAGAGAACAG GGATGCCCAGATGTTGATTGAGGATGTGAAGCGCATTGTGCATGAGCTGGACCAGGGTCAGCAGCTGTCCTCTATTGGGGTGGAGCTGATTGACAATGAGTTGGCCATTCTCTATATGAACAGCAAGAAATCAGAG GCAGAGTTCCGGGATTACCCTCCTGTGCTGAGACAGGCAGTCTCCCTGGCCCGGCGTATCCAGGACCCTCTGATTGAATTTGCCCAGGTTTGCAGCTCTGATGAAGACATCCTGTGCCTCAAGTTTCACCCCTTGCAG GAGCATGTGGTGAAAGAAGAACTGCTCAACGCCTTGTACTGTGAATTTATCAACCGAGTCAATGAGGTTGGAGTTGATGTCAACCGTGCCATTGCCCACCCCTACAGCCAGGCCTTAATTCAGTATGTCTGTGGCCTGGGACCTCGAAAAGGGACCCATCTCCTAAAG ATCCTGAAACAGAACAACACCAGGCTCGAGAGCCGGACCCAGCTGGTCACCATGTGCCACATGGGTCCCAAAGTCTTCATGAATTGCGCTGGCTTCCTCAAGATCGACACGGCCTCCCTGGGGGACAG CACTGACTCATATATTGAAGTCCTTGATGGTTCCCGAGTTCACCCTGAGACCTATGAGTGGGCCAGGAAGATGGCAGTGGATGCCCTGGAATATGATGAATCAGCCGAGGATGCCAACCCTGCAGGGGCCCTTGAAGAGATCTTGGAAAACCCAGAGCGACTCAAGGACCTGGACTTGGATGCCTTTGCAGAAGAACTGGAGAGGCAG GGCTATGGTGACAAacacatcactctgtatgacatccGAGCGGAGCTGAGCTGTCGGTATAAGGACCTCAGGACAGCCTATCGCTCTCCCAACACAGAGGAAATCTTCAATATGTTAACCAAAGAAACACCAGAGACCTTCTACATTG gaaAGCTCATTATCTGCAACGTCACTGGCATCGCCCACAGGCGTCCACAGGGTGAGAGCTATGACCAGGCAATCCGCAACGATGAGACAGGGCTATGGCAGTGCCCCTTCTGTCAACAGGACAATTTCCCTGAACTAAGCGAG GTCTGGAACCACTTTGACAGTGGTTCATGCCCAGGCCAGGCCATCGGTGTCAAAACAAGGCTAGACAATGGTGTCACTGGCTTCATCCCCACCAAATTCCTCAGTGACAAAGTGGTAAAGCGGCCGGAGGAACGAGTGAAG GTGGGAATGACTGTTCACTGCCGCATCATGAAGATTGACATCGAGAAGTTTAGTGCAGACCTGACCTGCCGCACCTCAGACCTCATGGACAGGAACAACGAGTGGAAACTGCCCAAGGACACCTACTATGACTTTGACGCGGAAGCAGCAGACCACAAGCAGGAGGAGGACATGAAACGGAAGCAGCAGCGGACCA CATATATCAAGCGAGTGATTGCACACCCGTCCTTCcataatataaattttaagcAAGCAGAAAAAATGATGGAGACCATGGACCAGGGTGACGTGATCATCCGACCGAGCAGCAAGGGTGAAAATCACCTGACAGTGACCTGGAAGGTCAGTGACGGCATATACCAGCACGTGGATGTGCGGGAAGAGGGCAAGGAAAATGCCTTCAGCCTGGGAGCCACCCTGTGGATCAACAGTGAG GAATTTGAAGACTTGGATGAGATTGTTGCCCGCTATGTTCAGCCTATGGCATCCTTTGCCCGGGACCTTCTGAACCACAAGTATTACCAGGACTGCAGTGGTGGGGACCGTAAG AAATTAGAGGAGCTGCTCATCAAAACTAAGAAGGAGAAGCCCACCTTCATTCCCTATTTCATCTGTGCCTGCAAGGAACTGCCCGGCAAGTTCCTACTGGGATACCAGCCCCGGGGTAAACCCAG GATAGAATATGTAACAGTGACTCCAGAAGGATTCCGGTACCGGGGCCAAATCTTCCCGACTGTGAATGGCCTTTTCAGATGGTTTAAGGATCATTATCAGGATCCCGTACCAG GCATCACCCCCAGTAGCAGCAGCAGGACCCGGACACCTGCCTCTATCAATGCTACCCCAGCCAACATCAACCTTGCAG GTGTTCCCGACGCCAGCCCAGCAGCCAGTGGCCACGCCACTAATGACCCCCAGCTACTCCTACACAACCCCGAGCCAGCCCATCACCACACCGCAGTACCACCAGCTACAGGCCAGCACCACCCCTCAGTCTgcccaggcccagccccagccctcctcCAGCTCCCGGCAACGGCAGCAGCAGCCAAA GTCCAACAGCCATGCAGCCATCGACTGGGGGAAGATGGCGGAACAGTGGCTGCAGGAGAAGGAGGCAGAACGGCGGAAACAGAAGCAGCGGCTGACACCTcggccctcccccagccctatGATCGAAAGCACCCCCATGTCTATTGCTGGCGATGCCACCCCACTCCTGGACGAGATGGATCGATAGGGGGCCTGCTTCTAGGACTCT